In Stieleria varia, one genomic interval encodes:
- the tmk gene encoding dTMP kinase — protein MFITLDGIDGVGKSTQIASLQSHLENAGHQVVTVRDPGSTEIGARLRSLLLDSDLTMHRRTEAMLFMASRCEMVETIIRPALALGKVVISDRFLLSTVVYQSIGDSEKQAIAPTDLWQLGRLANNGLIPDLTILLDLSAATSMQRITGPTDRMESRGTGYMESVRQAFLQQLPHSSPETMVIDAEQDIGSVASEIRRQVDEFLNRYQAANNDQPLT, from the coding sequence ATGTTCATCACCTTGGACGGTATCGACGGAGTGGGCAAGTCCACTCAGATTGCCTCTCTGCAGTCGCACTTGGAAAATGCCGGACATCAAGTCGTCACGGTCCGAGACCCCGGCAGCACCGAGATCGGAGCCCGCTTGCGATCCCTGCTGCTGGATTCCGATTTGACGATGCATCGCCGTACCGAAGCGATGTTGTTCATGGCCAGTCGATGCGAGATGGTCGAGACGATCATCCGACCGGCGCTGGCCCTCGGCAAAGTGGTGATCTCAGATCGCTTCCTGCTCTCCACGGTTGTCTATCAGAGCATCGGCGATTCTGAAAAGCAGGCCATCGCGCCGACCGACTTGTGGCAGTTGGGCCGACTAGCCAACAACGGTCTGATCCCCGACTTGACGATTCTGTTGGACTTGTCCGCCGCCACGTCGATGCAACGAATCACCGGGCCCACCGATCGTATGGAATCACGCGGGACGGGCTACATGGAATCAGTCCGCCAAGCATTCTTGCAGCAGCTGCCCCACAGCAGCCCCGAGACGATGGTCATCGATGCGGAGCAAGACATTGGCTCGGTGGCATCCGAGATTCGCAGACAAGTCGACGAGTTCTTGAATCGCTACCAGGCGGCAAACAATGATCAGCCGTTGACTTGA